The sequence ttaagaaaatgtatgctagcctatgcttgggaactaaactcgaaattatttcctttacgtgtagcgtcaaatttttaatttcttgtcttaatgtttcagtcttgattcattttactaaataaaattcatctcagcgatggagtgaccttttttgatatattttttcattaaattattaagaaaatgtatgctagcctatgcttgggaactaaactcgaaattatttcctttacgtgtagcgtcaaatttttaatttcttgtcttaatgtttcagtcttgattcattttactaaataaaattcatctcagcgatggagtgaccttttttgatatattttttcattaaattattaagaaaatgtatgctacgcctatgcttgggaactaaactcgaaattatttcctttacgtgtagcgtcaaatttttaatttcttttgtcttaatgtttcagtcttgattcatttactaaataaaattcatctcagcgatggagtgaccttttttgatatattttttcattaaattattaagaaaatgtatgctaagcctatgcttgggaactaaactcgaaattattccctttacgtgtagtgtcaaatttttaattttttgtcttaatgtttcagtcttgattcattttactaaataaaattcatctcagcgatggagttgacctttttttgtatatatttttcattaaattattaagaaaatgtatgctaagcctatgcttgggaactaaactcgaaattatttcctttacgtgtagcgtcaaatttttaattttttgtcttaatgtttccagtcttgattcattttactaaataaagttcagtctcagcgatggagtgacctttttttgatatattttttcattaaattattaagaaaatgtatgctaagcctatgcttgggaactaaactcgaaattatttcctttacgtgtagcgtcaaatttttaatttcttgtcttaatgtttcagtcttgattcattttactaaataaagttcatctcagcgatggagtgaccttttttgatatattttttcattaaattattaagaaaatgtatgctacgctatgcttgggaactaaactcgaaattatttcctttacgtgtagcgtcaaatttttaatttcttgtcttaatgtttcagtcttgattcattttactaaataaagttcatctcagcgatggagtgaccttttttgatatattttttcattaaattattaagaaaatgtatgctaagcctatgcttgggaactaaactcgaaattatttcctttacgtgtagcgtcaaatttttaatttcttgtcttaatgtttcagtcttgattcattttactaaataaagttcatctccagcgatggagtgaccttttttgatatatttttttcattaaattattaagaaaatgtatgctacgcctatgcttgggaactaaactcgaaattatttcctttacgtgtagcgtcaaatttttaatttcttgtcttaatgtttcagtcttgattcattttactaaataaagttcatctcagcgatggagtgaccttttttgatatatttttcattaaattattaagaaaatgtatgctagcctatgcttgggaactaaactcgaaattatttcctttacgtgtagcgtcaaatttttaatttcttgttcttaatgtttcagtcttgattcattttactaaataaaagttcatctcagcgatggagtgacctttttttgatatattttttcattaaattattaagaaaatgtatgctaagcctatgcttgggaactaaactcgaaattatttcctttacgtgtagcgtcaaatttttaatttcttgtcttaatgtttcagtcttgattcattttactaaataaagttcatctcagcgatggagtgacctttttttgatatattttttcattaaattattaagaaaatgtatgctacgcctattgcttgggaactaaactcgaaattatttcctttacgtgtagcgtcaaatttttaatttcttgtcttaatgtttcagtcttgattcattttactaaataaagttcatctcagcgatggagtgaccttttttgatatattttttcattaaattattaagaaaatgtatgctaagcctatgcttgggaactaaactcgaaattatttcctttacgtgtagcgtcaaattttaattacttgtcttaatgtttcagtcttgattcattttactaaataaagttcatctcagcgatggagtgaccttttttgatatattttttcattaaattattaagaaaatgtatgctaagcctatgcttgggaactaaactcgaaattatttcctttacgtgtagcgtcaaatttttaatttcttgtcttaatgtttcagtcttgattcattttactaaataaaattcatctcagcgatggagtgaccttttttgatatattttttcattaaattattaagaaaatgtatgctacgcctatgcttgggaactaaactcgaaattatttcctttacgtgtagcgtcaaatttttaatttcttgtcttaatgtttcagtcttgattcattttactaaataaagttcatctcagcgatggagtgacctttttgatatattttttcattaaattattaagaaaatgtatgctacgcctatgcttgggaactaaactcgaaattatttcctttacgtgtagcgtcaaatttttaatttcttgtcttaatgttttcagtcttgattcattttactaaataaagttcatctcagcgatggagtgaccttttttgatatattttttcattaaattattaagaaaatgtatgctacgcctatgcttgggaactaaactcgaaattatttcctttacgtgtagcgtcaaatttttaatttcttgtcttaatgtttcagtcttgattcattttactaaataaagttcatctcagcgatggagtgaccttttttgatatattttttcattaaattattaagaaaatgtatgctacgcctatgcttgggaactaaactcgaaattatttcctttacgtgtagcgtcaaatttttaatttcttgtcttaatgtttcagtcttgattcattttactaaataaagttcatctcagcgatggagtgaccttttttgatatattttttcattaaattattaagaaaatgtatgctacgcctatgcttgggaactaaactcgaaattatttcctttacgtgtagcgtcaaatttttaatttcttgtcttaatgtttcagtcttgattcattttactaaataaagttcatctcagcgatggagtgacctttttgatatatttttcattaaattattaagaaaatgtatgctaagcctatgcttgggaactaaactcgaaattatttcctttacgtgtagcgtcaaatttttaatttcttgtcttaatgtttcagtcttgattcattttactaaataaagttcatctcagcgatggagtgaccttttttgatatattttttcattaaattattaagaaaatgtatgctacgcctatgcttgggaactaaactcgaaattatttcctttacgtgtagcgtcaaatttttaatttcttgtcttaatgtttcagtcttgattcattttactaaataaaattcatctcagcgatggagtgaccttttttgatatattttttcattaaattattaagaaaatgtatgctaagcctatgcttgggaactaaactcgaaattatttcctttacgtgtagcgtcaaatttttaatttcttgtcttaatgtttcagtcttgattcattttactaaataaagttcatctcagcgatggagtgaccttttttgatatattttttcattaaattattaagaaaatgtatgctacgcctttgcttgggaactaaactcgaaattatttcctttacgtgttgcgtcaaatttttaatttcttgtcttaatgtttaagtcttgattcattttactaaataaagttcatctcagcgatggagtgaccttttttgatatattttttcattaaattattaagaaaatgtatgctaagcctatgcttgggaactaaactcgaaattatttcctttacgtgtagcgtcaaatttttaatttcttgtcttaatgtttcagtcttgattcattttactaaataaaattcatctcagcgatggagtgaccttttttgatatattttttcattaaattattaagaaaatgtatgctaagcctatgcttgggaactaaactcgaaattatttcctttacgtgtagcgtcaaatttttaatttcttgtcttaatgtttcagtcttgattcattttactaaataaagttcatctcagcgatggagtgaccttttttgatatattttttcattaaattattaagataggattagatagatcaatcttaaagttgaatgaatcgtgagctggaagccgaaagaattggggttaagggaccaacgttgaggtggaacaacacgatcaggaagccaaaggatagaacgatccagaattcttattagctactaggttaagcttttaaatgacgaataaccttttgctcagataggttcaaaagaatgggcaaagctttatgaaaaagaatgttcaaaaagagtaacactaccccgtcgggcactgtgcactttgataggcacggtggtcccggaacgtgcagaaatgtgcgggtcagagctcgaggattaccgggggcgagcaaagtaaagctttcatactcaccaacccgcagtagcaagcgtggtgttttaatgctaaaaaccttcaaacgaagccacaacgaattatacattgccacatataatgccagaacattgtcgtcaagacaaaaaatgcaagaaatggaagaagagctagaaaagataaaatgggatgatgtgggagtgagcgaagtgagaaaacctggagaggaatgcctgaaattacaatcagggcatacattcttctaccgaggaagtgacagtcagatgctgatgcacggtgtcggattgttcataaacaagcggtggtcggatcgcataattcacacgaaaagcatatccgatcgagtgatatacgtaagcctgaagataaataacagatacagtgtcaaattaattcaggtttacgcacccacgtccactcatgatgacgaagaagtagaaagattctatgaagatgtcgagaaagctctggacgaaaacccttcacattaccaatatctaattggtgatttcaatgcgaagctgggaaaacgagaagaagactccgaagtttctgttggtagttttagcaacgaccaaagaaatgagcgtggaaatactttactcaacttcttacagcaacacaatttgtacgcaatgaattcattttttgccggAAAGCCTCAaaggaaatggacttgggctagtgcagatggtgtaacgaaaaatgagatcgattacatcataactggctgtaagtcaaccgttaagaacgttacggtcctaaacaatttttcaaccggtagtgatcaccgaatggttcgtgcaagagtcacgttaaataccagatttcaaagatcacaactagttcagaaaagtgaaaggattgacgtacaacggctttacacacaaaatgaagaatttgctgcgaaaatgactgccgaattagataacgtcaacaatcaatgtgaaacattggacgaattgaataccaaaatcgtcgatacaataatgggtttcatgaaatccaaatgcaaatccgtccaagagaaagaatcaaaactcagcagagaaacattagacctgatcgcaagcagagcagagttggtaaaaaacggagggcGAGATTCGGTGtaataccggaacttgtctaaaagtatcaacaaagcaaggagatcagatgaaagaaaatataatgtccaattggctcaaaacataattgaagctaactgcaatatgaaagtcctacggagaaaaatgacaaacgccaaaaaagaaatcttcaaattacgagacaaaacaggaacgatccaaacggatcgaaatgcgatattaaacattgcaacagaattttatgagaatttgttttcttcagcaagacagagtccaacggaagaaaccgaagatagaccaataataagaaacgtgggatcggaggatatgcccgacataactgttgatgaagtcaaggccgcagtagccgagatgaaaaacaaaaagtctcccggagaagatggtgttccagtggaagccattaaactgggtggagactccttattaaaggcaatcacggctttgtttaataaatgtctccaatgggaagaagtaccagaagcctgggaaaatgcggtaattacattgctgcataaaaaaggagacataacaaagctggaaaattaccggcccataagcctattgtcaacactctacaagttgtttatgaaaatcattacgaagaggaacactaacaagttcgacttctaccaacctgttgaacaagctgctttcagatctggtttcagcacaaacgaccatttgcaggtgatgagaacgcttattgagaagtgtcgtgaatacaacatcgacatagtcttgctattcatagacttcgaaaaagctttcgattcagtggaaacatggtcgatattggacgcattagacgaatgtagagtagactcaaggtactccaacacaattcgatatgtgtacaaaaatgctacttcatgtataaaacttcataagagcacggagaaattcagaatcggccgaggtgtaaggcagggtgacactatttcaccgaaattattcacggcgattctgcagagtgtttttaggaagttaaactggagtaaaatgggaataaagataaatggagagtacctgagcaatctccgcttcgctgatgacattgtaccgatagcagcgaatataggtcaggctcagcttatgctacaacagttaagtgaagaggcaatcaaagttggcctcaagatgaacttatcgaaaacaaaagtcatgaccaacatcagggacgatagagaaatcaaaattggtgacactgtcattgaacgagtcgacatctatgtatatctaggacataaactgaagttaggtctggacaaccagactgccgaaataagacgtaggattggtcttgcatgggcagcgttcggaaaactcagactaattttcaaaagcaaaatgaataatagtctgaaacgcaaagttttcgacacttgtgtccttccagtgctcacttatggagcggaaacgttaactttaacgaaagcatccgaagataaattgagagtgacacaaagagccatggaacggagtatgcttggaataacactcagagacagaatgacgaatcaatggattcgacaacaaaccagggtcgttgatgtcatggaaagaatagcatctctgaaatggagctgggcgggacatattgcaagaaggacagacgaacgttggaccaaaaagatcatgaactggcgaccatataaaagacgagctataggtagaccaccagagagatggacaaacggaattaagaatattgcaggtacaaactggcagcaaatggcaatggatcgtacgaaatggaaagaagttggagaggcctacatccagcagtggatagaaacaggctgaaaaagaagaagaagaagaaattattaagaaaatgtatgctacgcctatgcttgggaactaaactcgaaattatttcctttacgtgtagcgtcaaatttttaatttcttgtcttagtgtttcagtcttgattcattttactaaataaaattcatctcagcgatggagtgaccttttttgatatattttttcattaaattattaagaaaatgtatgctaagcctatgcttgggaactaaactcgaaattatttcctttacgtgtagcgtcaaatttttaatttcttgtcttaatgtttcagtcttgattcattttactaaataaagttcatctcagcgatggagtgaccttttttgatatattttttcattaaattattaagaaaatgtatgctacgcctatgcttgggaactaaactcgaaattatttcctttacgtgtagcgtcaaatttttaatttcttgtcttaatgtttcagtcttgattcattttactaaataaaattcatctcagcgatggagtgaccttttttgatatattttttcattaaattattaagaaaatgtatgctaagcctatgcttgggaactaaactcgaaattatttcctttacgtgtagcgtcacatttttaatttcttgtcttaatgtttcagtcttgattcattttactaaataaaattcatctcagcgatggagtgaccttttttgatatattttttcattaaatgattaagaaaatgtatgctccgcctatgcttgggaactaaactcgaaattatttcctttacgtgtagcgtcaaatttttaatttcttgtcttaatgtttcagtcttgattcattttactaaataaagttcatctcagcgatggagtgaccttttttgatatattttttcattaaattattaaaaaaatgtatgctaagcctatgcttgggaactaaactcgaaattatttcctttacgtgtagcgtcaaatttttaatttcttgtcttaatgtttcagtcttgattcattttacttaataaaattcatctcagcgatggagtgaccttttttgatatattctttcattaaatgattaagaaaatgtatgctccGCCTATGCTTGGAaataaactcgaaattatttcctttacgtgtagcgtcaaatttttaatttcttgtcttaatgtttcagtcttgattcattttacgaaataaagttcatctcagcgatggaatgaccttttttgatgtatttttttcattaaattattaagaaaatgtatgctacgcctatgcttgggaactaaactcgaaattatttcctttacgtgtagcgtcaaatttttaatttcttgtcttaatgtttcagtcttgattcattttactaaataaaattcatctcagcgatggagtgaccttttttgatatattttttcattaaattattaagaaaatgtatgctaagcctatgcttgggaactaaactcgaaattatttcctttacgtgtagtgtcaaatttttaattttttgtcttaatgtttcagtcttgattcattttactagattagattagattagattaggaTTTTGGGGATTCTCAACCCGAGAGTTAAGACAGCACCTGGATCAATGATCCTTTGTACTAGTCCCCTTCCTTGTTTATTTAACGTACGCAAAATAATACAAAGAGGTTGAGCTAAGCGCTCGTAAACATACATCAAAATCaaagtaaaataaagaatACAATGTCAAAAACCTGTGCATTTGTAGCAAAGAGAAATCGAATTAGTAAAAGCTTTGAAACGTAAATCCGTAGATAGATACATCAATGTGACGTGTCAGGAATCGGAACTGGTCCTTACAAGGGGGCCAAATGGAAGTGAGAGACCCAACAGGGAGTTTACATTCATGGGAACCTACCGGTTTTCTTAAGAAAAACAGCCAGATTGGTTAAATCCATGGAACTGACATCTAGGTCCAGACCAGAAAGTTCTGGTTTGCCTAGAAACGCTCTCCTGAAATATCTATACCTCGGACAGTCGCTTATCACGTGGTATCCGGTCTCTTCACCACGTCCACAGAGACATCTAGGGCTATCAGCGTGACCGATGTCAAAGAGATGCTTGTTTAATTCCCCATGGTCTGAAACAGCTTCGACAATTCTCTTGATATCACTCCTTTTCAGATCTAAGAGGGACTTCCTCAAATTCAATGATGGGCTCCTACAGAAAATCTTTGTGTGTCTGGCTCCTTCATATTGCTGCCATCTCTTTTTGTGTTCCCGAAGCAACCATTCCTTTACAATGGCCTTTCTGGTGGACGCAGTTATTCCAAACATCGGCTCCGGTCCAATAAAGTCTGACTCCGCTCCTTTATTTGCCAGGAGATCGGCTCTTTCATTTCCCGCAATACCTTTATGACCAGGTACCCAGAGGATCGTAACCGAGTTGGACACCCCAAGGGCATTCAGTGCAACCTTACAGTCTAGAACAGTTCTTGACCTAACATAGGGTGAACTTACCGCTTGAATCGCGGATTGACTGTCGGTACAGATATATATATCCTCATTGGATACGTTAATACACTGCATTTCTGCACAAACCTCTGAGATGGCAAACAACTCTGTCTGAAATACTGAGGCAATATAGCCAGTTGACAGACTGCGCTCTAGGCCCAGATAATCGCACAGATAACCCGCTCCCGTTAGACCATCCTTCTTGGATCCGTCAGTAAAACAAACCACGTTACTAGAGGGAGGATAGACACCTCCTTCTACCAGCCATTCATCTTCTGTTGGAATAAGCCAATCAAAATTATCGTCTAACATATACTCTGCCCTAATCTGGTCGCTGGGCATTTTCAGGCGATCGTCATCGATCAGATTAACGATTGAGGCGTGGCCTGTATCACTCGCTGAGGACCACCAACCATTATTACGTACATTAGCAGAGGAATTGAAAGCCACGGACTTGACAAAAAGATCCAAAGGCGGCAGAAAAAGCAGCGTCTCTAACGACATCGTCGCTGTTGAGCTCTTCGCTCCAGTCACGCAGAGACAAGCTAATCTTTGAAGCATATCTAGCCTCTTTTTAGTTGCCTGTATATCTACTCTCGGCCACCAGACCAGACAGCCATGACACAGAATGGGTCTGACGACAGCTGTATACAACCACCAGTAGAGGAGGAGACACTTCTCGTAcacttttttctttattttcccACGATAGAAAATGGACACGTGTCCATCACGTGACCATCAAAAGCCACCGCACGTGACTTATGAATAAAATGTTCACGTGCCGAATTATACACGTGCGTGACACGtgtcaatgcaaaattttcgcaCTTAGACGTTTTGTTAAAAAGAGGGTTAAATGCTCTATTTTGATTACGAGTAGACACTTTTCGTAcactttttgtattttttcccACGATAGAAAATGCGCACGTGTATGTAATAAAACGTTCACgtgtttttttatgaataaatgTCCACGTGACCATCAAAAGCCACCGCACGTGacttatcaataaaatgttcacGTGGCGAATTAAACACGTGCGTGACACGtgtcaatgcaaaatttttgcaCTATGGCTTCTAATTAACGGCTTTATTGAATTAACGGTTTTATTGAATGATCTCTAGCATATTGATTGAGTCAGTAAAAGTGACCTTGTTATCGTCATTTATTGAACCTCAATCAGATTTTTCTCAtcgaaaatcaaaacatttatttgaccCCATTCATTCtcgcatgtaaaaaaaattcatgtccTAGCGTCCATACATAAATACTCCTTCTTCCATTCACCGAATTGCAGACTCAttattgaaatgtcaaaaaatatggTTGTttatgaccttggaacaattCCTAatcaaaatagctatttccgTTTCCCTATTATGAATGTTTTGTGAGAAAACCTCATCAGcacaatcatttttattgatacgtttcaatcaaaatcacAATATGAGTCAAACCAACAATTACTGAAAACGATGTCTAGTGTCAATTTAAAACGTTCACGTGTATCATACACGTGCGTGACACGtgtcaatgcaaaattttcgcaCTTAGACGTTAGGattggatgaggagcaggaggagtgaatgaggagcaggaggagtggatgaggagcaggaggagtggtTGAGGAGGaggaggagtggatgaggagcaggaggagtggatgaggagcaggaggagttaatgaggagtggatgaggagcagtaGGAGTgtatgaggagcaggaggagtggatgaggagcaggaggagttaatgaggagcaggaggagtggatgaggagcaagAGAAGTGAATGAGGAGCAAAAGGAGTGGATAAAGAGCAAGAAGAGTGAATGAGGAGCAGGatgagtggatgaggagcaggaggagttaatgaggagtggatgaggagcagtacgagtggatgaggagcaggaggaggagcaggaggaggaGCAGTAGGAGTtaatgaggagcaggaggagttaaTGAGGAGTGAATGAGGAGCAgtaggagtggatgaggaacaggaggagcaggaggagtagATAAGGAGCAGGAGAAGTGGATGAGGAGTAGGAGGAGTTGGAGTGAATGACGAGCACAAGCGGGTAGAGTATGACGAgaaacagaagaaattttattaaataaaattatagatTCCCaggaaactaaaaaaaacacaagatttatttttgatacatTTATTTCCAGGCAGAGTTGTACGGATTACAgtgaataattgaaaatagtttatttCTTATGATATAAAACTAGGCCTGACTTGTACAGCTTCAAGTATAAGTTTTCTGCAATATCCATTTTTCCAGTCCACGGTTTGCCGCCGTCCAAGTCCCTTTTGActtttaaaataacatttactGCTCTTGCTATCTCGCTCGTATCCATACGCACTGTACTTGTGGTTGATAGATCGT is a genomic window of Bradysia coprophila strain Holo2 unplaced genomic scaffold, BU_Bcop_v1 contig_447, whole genome shotgun sequence containing:
- the LOC119082482 gene encoding uncharacterized protein LOC119082482 codes for the protein MLQRLACLCVTGAKSSTATMSLETLLFLPPLDLFVKSVAFNSSANVRNNGWWSSASDTGHASIVNLIDDDRLKMPSDQIRAEYMLDDNFDWLIPTEDEWLVEGGVYPPSSNVVCFTDGSKKDGLTGAGYLCDYLGLERSLSTGYIASVFQTELFAISEVCAEMQCINVSNEDIYICTDSQSAIQAVSSPYVRSRTVLDCKVALNALGVSNSVTILWVPGHKGIAGNERADLLANKGAESDFIGPEPMFGITASTRKAIVKEWLLREHKKRWQQYEGARHTKIFCRSPSLNLRKSLLDLKRSDIKRIVEAVSDHGELNKHLFDIGHADSPRCLCGRGEETGYHVISDCPRYRYFRRAFLGKPELSGLDLDVSSMDLTNLAVFLKKT